The DNA segment gagatcagccctgggtgttctttggaaggaatgatgctaaagctgaaactccagtactttggctacctcatgtgaagagctgactcattggaaaagactctgatgctgggagggattgggggcaggaggagaagcggacgacagaggatgagatggctggatggcatcactgactcgatggacgtgagtctgagtgaactccgggagttggtgatggacagggaggcctggcgtgctgtgattcatggggtcgcaaagagttggacacgactgagcaactgaactaaactgaactgaaagcacttAGGATAACACTGGCACATAATAactcaataaaaacttttttaagcAGAGGAACATTGTAGCCTAATATCCTGGAAAAAtgttactgatttaaaaaaatgattataaaCCAGTATATACAgagtatttttctaaaatatatctcatatacatacatttctaaaaataaagcctgctgctgctgctgctgctaagtcacttcagttgtgtccgaccctgttcgaccccataggcggcagcccaccaggctcacccatccctgggactctccaagcaagaacactggagtgggttgccatttccttctccagtgcatgagagtgaaaagtgaaagtgaagtcgctcagtcgtgtccgactcttagccgactctgcagcctaccgggctcctctatccatgggattttccaggcaagagtactggagtgggttgccattgccttctccaaaaataaagcctgctgctgctgctgctaagtcgcttcagtcgtgtccgactctatgtgaccccatagatggaagcccaccaggctccccgtccctgggattctccaggcaagaacactggagtgggttgccatttccctctccaatgcatgaaagtgaaaagtgaaagggaagttgctcagtcgtgtcccactcttagcaaccccatggactgcagcctaccaggctccgcaatccatgggattttccaggcaagagtactggagtggggtgccattgccttctccaaaataaagcctagaaagatataaaacaaaatagaaactatacatctcaggacttccctggtagtccagtggttaagaaactgctTCTACTacaaggggcatgggtttaatctctggtttgggaactaaATTCCTGCATGCTGTGCATGAGGCacaccaaaaggaaaaacaaaaaacaaaaaacccagcacATCTCTTTAAATAATAAGATTATACATTATCTTCCTTATTTTtgtctgtatttaatttttttcaacaacAAACACGTGCTACTCGTACAAAAGGTAAAAGCTATCTATCATCTACCAAATTTAAACAAAACACTGGCATATATTTGCTCCAGTTGGTAATGAGCCCATCCCAAATTAGTAGGGTAGTACGGTAAAGAATCAGAATGGTAGACATTTCTCCTTACAGCTTTTATTACTGCACAATACAAACTTGGTCTCTATTTTACAAACCTTATACACAAAAAGTTTTCTTCCCGAAAGCTACTTTATTCCAGTTTCCCCTATTCCTGCAGAAGGATGATCTAGATTCTCCATGCTATTCTTGGCGTTTAAGTTAGAAAGGCTGTCACAAAAGTGAACTGGCCATATGAGGAAACCAGTGCAAAGAACCAACAGAGTTCTCACTGGCTTCCATCCTGAGGGAAGAATGCATGGCTGGCGGTGGTGAAATGGGGCAATTATAACATCTTTTCTTGTAACAGCTGAGGACAAGCCCCAGTGGTGGACAGATTGTCTTAGTCACATGAGCCTTTTGGGGTCTATTTTCTCTAGGTGAACCAGAGGTTTCAGCTGCTCCGCAAAGTTCCTCATGTCATCAGAGACCATGTCCTGCCCAGCTGGTGCAACAACACTTAGTTCCACGAGATAGGACAGTGACAAGGCCTCAGTGTTGTCCGTGTTCCCTGGCACCAGGATGCGGAAGATCTTGTATACCACGATCTTCATGATGCCTTTCCGGAACAAGTGTCCCCTGGCAACAAACTCGTGGTCCATGCGAAATCCCATTTCCATGAGGAAGTCAGTGAGGTTCTCAGATGTTGCAATGTCCACGCAGTTACGCACCAGGGCATGGCGGTTCTTGTCTCCCATCTCTGGCTGTCCCAGGTAGCGAAGATGCCAGGGTGCCCCTGCCCTATCCAGAGAGCGTCGGGCCCTTAAAACAAATGGACTGGCCTGCTGGCCCTTAAGGAGGAATACCATCTCGTGGTCAACAAAAGTCTCGGGTTCCATGTTGTCACATAAACCACGAAGGCGGTGGATGAGGCTTTCCAAGCTGTGATCTAAAACgcttcctgaagaaggaaaaaagcacTATTGAGTTCCATCTTTCATTTTGGGTAATGGAATTagcaaaagactgaaaaaaccaaaataatttaGTGTAGTGTTTTgtaaaccatgctgctgctgctgctgctgctgctaagtcacttcagttgtgtccgactctgtgcgaccccatagacggcagcccaccaggttccgccatccctgggattctccaggcaagaacactggagtgggttgccatttccttctccaatgcatggaagtgaaaagtgaaagtgaagtcactgagtcgtgtccaactctcagcgaccccatggactgcagcctaccaggcccctgcgtccatgggattttccaggcgagagtactagagtggggtgccaaaaCCATAGGCCCAATATATGAGATTTTAGAGAGGTTACACTGCCAAGATATTATATAACAAGTTAatctcttttcaattttttgcACTGTCTTATTTGGTACTAGAAGTTAGGCCTTGTTTAGTAATGCTAACCTCTAGCAGACTTTGGGATTTAATAGGCAACAGTATCTACctagaataattattttattccattctattataaaataatatatatattattttatataagacaaaaaataataaataaaacagcatgtgtgttagttgctcagtcgtgtccgactctgcaaccccacggactgtagcctgccaggctcctctgtccatgggattttccaggcaagaatactagagtaggtggccattttcttctccaatagaACAGCGTATTTCCCTCCAatctcttttcacttttctgctttatttttctttagcttATCACATCAACTCTTTAGTCATCTTTCAACATATCAATGTATTGACTTTTTAATCATCTTTCTTTCTCTACTGCTGATACTCCAATGAGAGGAACATATTCCTTTATTGACTAAATCtgttaaagtaaataaaaatatactactGTAACTACAGTAAATATTGACAGTGGTACTCAAACGATTGAATTTTTGGAAAAGCAACCGAGTGGGTCCCAGTTATCATAGGACAGATCACAGGAGTAGGGAGTGGGTCCTACATTCAGAACAGTGTCAGACGTGTGTTTTTTCATTCTTCAGACATTTAAGGAGCTTTGTTAAGTGCTGGTTCATATACTTACACTTACTGAATGGCACCATGCTAAGAAGTAGGGGGCCTGGCCTGCCCAGAGATTATAGTTTAGTGggggaaacaaaaaaaataaataagtaaaccaaTAAACAAGAGATAAATggaaataagtaaacaaataagagATAAACGGGGTATGGAATAGAGAGCAACCGGTATGGGTGGAGAAGAGGAGACATCTTTGAGGGCTTGGAGTAGTCAGAGAAGATTTCTAAGGGAATGACAACTGAGTTGAGGCCTGAGGGATAAATATGAGATGGCTATATGAAGAGCTGGAACAAAGTATAGAGGCCAGGGGATCAGAGGTAGGAAAAAGCTTGGggaatgcaaagaaatgaaaggatCTCAGTGTGGCTGAAGTATGGTAAGCAAGACGGAAGATGATCATGAAATGAGTATTCGGGATGGGCCAAAGCAGGCAGGCCTTATGTGTCGCCCATGCTAAAGGCTGTATTTTATTGTAAGGCCACTGGACAGTTATTAGCTCCACAGTGTATTCTCCATGCAACAAGGAAAGATATGACtggatttacattttaaaaagatcactccAGGAAAACTGGTATGGACGCTTCAACCAGACAGGGTCACATGAAAAAAAGTGGGAGTGAGGGGAGGCGGGTCCAAGTTAAAAAAGGCTTAAGAGATACAGTTTTCATATGTAATGCATGAGACGATATTATGCCCTGGATCAAAACACAAGATGGAGGAAGCTTTTGAATATGAATTAGAtattaaatgatattaaaaatatactatGACTTTTTCAGGTAATAATGATAGTATTGCAGTtatcaacagagaaggcaatggcaccccactccagtactcttgcctggcaaatcccatggacaaaggagcctggtaggctgcagtccatggggtcaatgctagtcggacacgactgagcgacttcactttcgcttttcactttcatgcattggagaaggaaatggcaactcactccagtgttcttgcctggagaatcccaaggacgggggagcctggtgggctgccgtctatggggttgcacagaattggacaagactgaagtgacttagcagcagtagcagcagcagggttattATGGACAATACGCTTGCTTTTTTAGAGATGTATATTGAAAGTGTTTGGGGGTAAAATGTTATGAGATCTGAAACCGTCTTCAAAAACggcaaaaggaaaaagataaagcaaatatggcaaaagGACAGAAACGGAAATCTAGATGACTAGATCTAGAAATCTAAGTTGACTGTTCACAGGAATTCcttggtcatccagtggttaggacttggtgctcccaatgcaggggacccaggtttcatccctggttcaggaactaagatcctgcatgccatgctgctgctgctgctgctaagtcgcttcagtcatgtctgactctgtgcgaccccatagactctattttcttttctctgagatTGATTCCTGAATGCATGGCTTAAGCAACTGATGCCTGACAGCGGCACTTACtgagatgggaaagactgaagtagAGGCAGCTTGAGGAGTGAAATTAACAATCCTATTTTGTTCATAGTAAGTTACTAAATGGATGATCTGAATTAAAGTCTAAATTCTTCCACTAAAGATTAAATGATCTCCTGAAAATCATAACCCTCCCTGGGTCTTGAGTTTTCTCATCTGGGAAAGTTACTTCACTTCTATTTCCTGATCTAGAAGATGGAACTAATAATGGTATCATAACATTACCATATGATCTATTAATCTCACTTCTGGGCATTCACTCCTAAAGAATTCAAAGCAAGATCTTGAAGAGGTATGTGCACACCCATGTTCACTGAGCATTATCTATGATAACCATTTGGGTAGTAGCAATCCAACTGTCTGacagagaaatgaataaagaaaatgtggtatgtacatacagtggaacattattcagattttttaaaggaGATTCTCTCACATGCTAAAGCATTAATGttgaggacattatactaagtgaaataagccagtaataaaaagacaaatactgaatgcTTCCACTCCTATGAGGTTATCTAAAGTTGTCAAAATTAGAAACATCAAGTAGAAAGGTTGTTGCCAAGGCCTGGGTCGAGGGGAAAGGAGGAATTAGTGTTTAACAGGAATAGAATTTCAAttctgcaagatgaaaaagttctagagattaGCTATAAAACAATGTGATATACCTAATATTACTGAACTGTatgcttaaaaatgtttaatatggTAAACTTAATGTTATGTATTTGTGAccataattaaaagtaaattggGGAATAAAAGGGTGCCAGAAATTATGCAGGTAGCCTTTGTATAACAGCCTCTCATCTCCATGGAAACTGgaacagaaaacaggaaaacaggTAATTCAAGCTCCCTAGTTCACTTACCCTGCAGCAGGTACTCCATCATGTTAATGGTGCCCCCGGTGACAGGCATCATGGTGACTGGAGGTGCCTCCATGTTTATCTGTTTAAGTTGAAAATGACAGAACTAGATTTGGAGTCCCCAGTCAGGTAAAGAACAGGATACACCTGGAGAAGAGTTATACTTGTTAATACAtcggagaggcagagagagaccaGATCTGCTTGGGACATTGGCCTGGACATGCAGattcattcatccacccattCAAATCTTTTTTAGTAACTGCTATAGGCCAGTTTCAGGTGATCCAGAAATACACAAAGGAGGCCTGATCATGGAGTTACAGCATAATCTTCCAGTCTCAAGGTCTGAAACCCTTCAGTGGTTTTCTGTGCACCCTGGGACTCAATGTCTTTCTTCTAAAATGAGGCCACGATATTAACCCCCAAggctttgtggctcagatgacaTAATGGACCTGCAATTAAAGACTGAAAAGTGACTTAAGGACTCTTTTATGTCCTtcaatttatagatgaggataTTGAGGCTTGGGGAGAAGCCTAAGGACACACAATAGGTCGGTAGCAGAACCTAGAGCAGACTAAAATCTAGGCGTTCCACCTCTCTGAAAACCTTTTAAAGAGATAGAAGCGAAAGCGCGAAGTTCTTTCCATTGACGCtttgtgttagtcgttcagtcgtgtccgactctttgggaccccatggacctagcccgccaggcttctctgtccatggggctttccaggcaaggatactgaagtgggttgccatttccttctccaggggaatcttcccaatacagggatcaaacccgggtctcctgcattgcaggcggatgctttaccgtctgagtttactagggaagccccaatgatGCTTTAGGGCCTCCTAAAGCCAGCATCAAAACGTGCCCACTTACACCAAA comes from the Bos taurus isolate L1 Dominette 01449 registration number 42190680 breed Hereford chromosome 2, ARS-UCD2.0, whole genome shotgun sequence genome and includes:
- the MED18 gene encoding mediator of RNA polymerase II transcription subunit 18, with product MEAPPVTMMPVTGGTINMMEYLLQGSVLDHSLESLIHRLRGLCDNMEPETFVDHEMVFLLKGQQASPFVLRARRSLDRAGAPWHLRYLGQPEMGDKNRHALVRNCVDIATSENLTDFLMEMGFRMDHEFVARGHLFRKGIMKIVVYKIFRILVPGNTDNTEALSLSYLVELSVVAPAGQDMVSDDMRNFAEQLKPLVHLEKIDPKRLM